A genomic region of Streptosporangium lutulentum contains the following coding sequences:
- a CDS encoding discoidin domain-containing protein: protein MIGKRRWHPLRTLSVVLTVSVVTNLALMPQAQAATPTPTQQWTEVQQLLAGIKGQWTNQAYSDAVSRSMPNTALLGNGDIGVTSGGGDGFKTFYISKGNFWAGNPSPSLVALGGVTIAPAGGSTPSANLALGSSATASSSHPSFPASRAVNGQWAAGYEGWVSEVGKPQSIRLDLGSAKTIGRYVVRHDGAARSGETANNTKNFVLETSANGTTWATADTVVNNTANVTDKTITSVSARYVRLSISEPTQGTTSDSQQNPRARIGQLELYGPGSSGPPPTSGTFLEEQNILKGDVDTTMTIGGVPVTMKTWTAANDNVVVTQITSNGSTATQLQAQTWSGSQDARSGFTNTSGVSGSTTWATRATPTGSRWVSRASLATRAIGANLVGSPSASGATAKMVFDLQPGQTVRIVTSVAGGGQNPADPAPGARTIVDGQTPASLDTLYAQHVEWWKQYWLKSYVDLNDDVLEKYYYGSLYLLGSSSRAGKTAPGLYGIWATTDSPQFSGDMHLNYNFVANFYGAYSSNRADLALPYYDLILAYVPEARRRAQQDLTRVNPSYISSRFPSGGMSSGLLFPVGIGPFGSTADDNYHQQVGNSLFTASQFVAYYDYTQDRNFLSTKSYPFMKEVAAFFKNYLEWDAAAQQYNLFSGPHEGLWGKNSSPDVGLLKYLLTGLIDASTDLGVDTADRATWTQILQHLPATPTTVYNGQTVYALADPGTITGNDTRNIHPGDNTVNLEFIHPGEVLGINSPAADRQIAINTLNVMNSWGQDNSFPKVFTQAARVGYPAQSLIDQLKNQITTKMAANLRIRDNFHGLEKGGATEAVNNLLLQSDDGIVRLFPVWPTNKNASFVKLREKDALVISSSFQSGRVTYVDITSEAGKTVKLQNPWPGQTVVVNRVGGGTVTPTVSGNVITFATQAGSTYTIAAP from the coding sequence GTGATCGGTAAACGACGATGGCACCCCCTGCGGACCCTGTCCGTTGTCCTCACCGTCTCGGTTGTCACGAACCTCGCGCTGATGCCTCAGGCGCAGGCGGCAACCCCCACACCGACGCAACAGTGGACCGAGGTCCAGCAACTGCTGGCCGGCATCAAGGGTCAGTGGACCAACCAGGCGTACAGCGATGCCGTCAGCCGGAGCATGCCCAACACCGCGCTCCTCGGCAACGGCGACATCGGCGTCACCTCCGGCGGCGGTGACGGTTTCAAGACGTTCTACATCTCCAAGGGAAACTTCTGGGCCGGCAACCCGTCGCCCTCCCTGGTCGCGCTCGGCGGCGTGACGATCGCGCCCGCGGGCGGCAGCACGCCCTCGGCGAACCTCGCCCTGGGATCGTCGGCGACGGCGTCCAGCTCGCACCCCAGTTTCCCGGCGAGCCGGGCGGTGAACGGGCAGTGGGCCGCCGGCTACGAGGGCTGGGTCTCCGAGGTCGGAAAACCCCAGTCGATCAGGCTCGACCTCGGATCGGCCAAGACCATCGGCCGCTACGTGGTCAGGCACGACGGCGCGGCGCGGTCGGGTGAGACGGCCAACAACACGAAGAACTTCGTGCTGGAGACCAGCGCCAACGGCACGACCTGGGCCACGGCCGACACCGTCGTCAACAACACGGCCAACGTCACCGACAAGACGATCACCTCCGTCAGCGCCCGCTACGTACGGCTGAGCATCAGCGAACCGACCCAGGGCACGACCTCCGACTCCCAGCAGAACCCCCGCGCCCGCATCGGCCAGCTGGAGCTCTACGGCCCGGGAAGCTCGGGACCCCCGCCGACCTCGGGCACGTTCCTTGAGGAGCAGAACATCCTCAAGGGCGACGTCGACACCACGATGACCATCGGCGGCGTTCCCGTCACGATGAAGACCTGGACGGCGGCCAACGACAACGTCGTGGTGACGCAGATAACGTCCAACGGCTCCACCGCGACGCAGCTGCAGGCCCAGACCTGGTCGGGCTCCCAGGACGCCAGGTCGGGCTTCACCAACACCTCGGGCGTGTCGGGCTCCACCACGTGGGCCACGCGGGCGACCCCCACGGGCTCGCGCTGGGTCTCCCGGGCGTCGCTGGCCACCCGCGCGATCGGCGCGAACCTCGTGGGAAGCCCGTCCGCGAGCGGGGCCACCGCGAAAATGGTCTTCGACCTCCAGCCCGGCCAGACCGTCCGCATCGTGACGAGCGTCGCCGGCGGCGGCCAGAACCCCGCCGACCCGGCCCCCGGCGCCCGGACCATCGTCGACGGCCAGACCCCCGCGTCGCTCGACACCCTCTACGCCCAGCACGTCGAGTGGTGGAAGCAGTACTGGCTCAAGTCATACGTCGATCTCAACGACGACGTGCTCGAGAAGTACTACTACGGCTCCCTCTACCTGCTCGGCTCCTCCAGCAGGGCGGGCAAGACCGCGCCCGGCCTCTACGGGATCTGGGCCACCACGGACTCACCCCAGTTCAGCGGCGACATGCACCTGAACTACAACTTCGTGGCCAACTTCTACGGCGCCTACTCCAGCAACAGGGCGGACCTCGCCCTGCCCTACTACGACCTGATCCTCGCGTACGTCCCCGAGGCGAGGCGCCGGGCGCAGCAGGATCTCACCCGCGTCAATCCGAGCTACATCAGCAGCCGGTTCCCGAGCGGCGGGATGTCGAGCGGCCTGCTCTTCCCCGTCGGAATCGGGCCCTTCGGGTCGACGGCCGACGACAACTACCACCAGCAGGTGGGCAACTCCCTGTTCACCGCGTCGCAGTTCGTCGCCTACTACGACTACACCCAGGACAGGAACTTCCTGTCCACGAAGTCCTACCCCTTCATGAAGGAGGTCGCCGCCTTCTTCAAGAACTACCTGGAGTGGGACGCGGCCGCGCAGCAGTACAACCTCTTCTCCGGCCCGCACGAGGGTCTCTGGGGGAAGAACTCAAGCCCCGACGTCGGGCTGCTGAAGTATCTCCTCACGGGTCTCATCGACGCGAGCACCGACCTGGGGGTCGACACCGCGGACAGGGCGACCTGGACGCAGATCCTGCAGCACCTGCCGGCGACTCCGACGACCGTCTACAACGGGCAGACCGTCTACGCGCTCGCCGACCCGGGAACGATCACGGGTAACGACACCCGCAACATCCACCCGGGCGACAACACGGTCAACCTGGAGTTCATCCACCCGGGAGAGGTGCTGGGCATCAACTCCCCGGCCGCCGACCGCCAGATCGCCATCAACACGCTGAACGTGATGAACTCCTGGGGCCAGGACAACAGCTTCCCCAAGGTCTTCACCCAGGCGGCCCGGGTGGGCTACCCGGCGCAGAGCCTGATCGACCAGCTCAAGAACCAGATCACCACGAAGATGGCCGCCAACCTGCGCATCCGCGACAACTTCCACGGTCTGGAGAAGGGCGGGGCGACGGAGGCCGTCAACAACCTGCTCCTGCAGAGCGACGACGGCATCGTGCGCCTGTTCCCGGTGTGGCCGACGAACAAGAACGCGAGCTTCGTCAAGCTCCGAGAGAAGGACGCGCTGGTGATCTCCAGCTCCTTCCAGAGCGGACGCGTCACCTACGTCGACATCACGAGCGAGGCGGGCAAGACCGTCAAGCTGCAGAACCCGTGGCCGGGCCAGACGGTCGTGGTCAACCGCGTCGGCGGCGGAACCGTGACCCCCACCGTCAGCGGCAACGTGATCACCTTCGCCACCCAGGCAGGATCGACCTACACCATCGCGGCCCCCTGA
- a CDS encoding SRPBCC domain-containing protein yields MSEDMIKRDTLIDASVERVWSLVSAPGFWVADPESIKGTTAVEGESTVAKNPGQSDFPVLVVKVEPQSYVAYRWAPASPGQELTENNSTLVEFTLSAEGDKTRLTVVESGLSALAVSEEVRARTIEDLSSGWPQVLDAAKKRVEESTV; encoded by the coding sequence ATGAGCGAAGACATGATCAAGCGCGACACCCTGATCGACGCCTCGGTCGAGCGCGTCTGGTCGCTGGTGTCCGCACCCGGCTTCTGGGTGGCCGACCCGGAGAGCATCAAGGGCACCACCGCCGTCGAGGGCGAGTCGACGGTGGCCAAGAACCCAGGGCAGAGCGACTTCCCGGTGCTCGTGGTGAAGGTCGAGCCGCAGTCGTACGTCGCGTACCGCTGGGCCCCCGCCTCCCCCGGCCAGGAGCTGACCGAGAACAACAGCACCCTCGTGGAGTTCACGCTGTCCGCCGAGGGTGACAAGACCCGCCTCACCGTGGTCGAGAGCGGCCTCTCCGCGCTGGCCGTGTCCGAGGAGGTGCGCGCCAGGACGATCGAGGACCTTTCCAGCGGCTGGCCGCAGGTCCTCGACGCGGCGAAGAAGCGCGTCGAAGAGTCGACTGTGTGA
- a CDS encoding ArsR/SmtB family transcription factor: MREESDDAIEEVSSVLVALADPTRRRLLDLLAALGAATATTLAERLPVSRQAIVKHLAILDAAGLVVGSRVGREVRYSLRPDSLDATTRWMSSLAADWDRRLAAIKRAAEAAERDSK, encoded by the coding sequence GTGAGAGAGGAATCCGACGACGCGATCGAGGAGGTCAGCAGCGTTCTCGTCGCGCTCGCCGACCCCACCCGTCGCCGACTGCTCGACCTCCTCGCCGCGCTGGGCGCGGCCACCGCGACGACGCTCGCCGAGCGGCTCCCCGTCTCCCGACAGGCGATCGTCAAGCACCTCGCCATCCTGGACGCCGCCGGACTCGTCGTCGGCAGCCGGGTCGGACGCGAGGTGAGGTACTCGCTGCGGCCCGACAGCCTGGACGCCACCACGCGGTGGATGTCCTCGCTCGCGGCCGACTGGGACCGTCGACTGGCGGCCATCAAGCGCGCCGCTGAAGCAGCGGAACGCGATTCCAAGTAG
- a CDS encoding MFS transporter has product MSIRQTALSPGRANLALATLFLGMFVLGSGELLVVGVLDRIAADLHVTIPSAGHLVTVYALGLAIGGPILTALTIKLEKKIVLIGAVALFIACNLVAVLTHVYGLFLVLRFLIGALQGLFIAGAFIAAMSIVPPERIGKAIGIVVSGVAMSGALGLPLGTLVGQTLGWRGSFMAIVAGAVVTLIGTVALIPSVPPAGAGAGHQAKYAFAPRVLAVLFLNFIVFSAVFAALTYLVPFLQEVTGISGAMLSVFLLAYGAATAVGSFGGGRFADRNAGRTLIIGSVGIAVSLLALYLVGSIAWLVALVLLALGLSFYSIVPSLQVRVIVLAGPGGQLAQSLPVSAANVGIAFGAFAGGIAINNYSASATVITGLVFSVVTIAVAWGTGFLKPPRVEESSPATARSVPA; this is encoded by the coding sequence ATGAGTATCCGGCAAACGGCGCTGAGCCCAGGCAGGGCCAACCTGGCCCTGGCCACGCTGTTCTTGGGAATGTTCGTACTGGGCAGTGGCGAACTGCTCGTAGTCGGCGTGCTGGACCGGATCGCCGCGGATCTCCACGTGACCATCCCCTCGGCCGGCCATCTGGTGACCGTGTACGCGCTGGGCCTTGCCATCGGTGGTCCGATCCTGACCGCGCTGACGATCAAGCTGGAAAAGAAGATCGTCCTTATCGGCGCGGTCGCGCTGTTCATCGCGTGCAACCTGGTCGCGGTGCTGACCCACGTCTATGGCCTGTTCCTCGTGCTGCGCTTCCTCATCGGTGCGTTGCAGGGCCTGTTCATCGCGGGTGCGTTCATCGCGGCCATGTCGATCGTCCCGCCGGAGCGCATAGGCAAGGCGATCGGGATCGTCGTCTCCGGTGTCGCGATGTCGGGGGCGCTCGGCTTGCCGCTGGGCACACTGGTCGGTCAGACCCTCGGCTGGCGCGGCTCGTTCATGGCGATCGTGGCGGGCGCCGTGGTGACACTGATCGGTACGGTGGCACTGATCCCGTCCGTGCCACCCGCCGGCGCCGGTGCCGGCCACCAGGCCAAGTACGCGTTCGCCCCCAGGGTGCTCGCCGTGCTGTTCCTGAACTTCATCGTGTTCTCGGCGGTGTTCGCGGCGCTGACCTACCTCGTGCCGTTCCTGCAAGAAGTCACCGGCATCTCCGGAGCCATGCTGAGCGTGTTCCTCCTGGCCTACGGTGCGGCCACGGCGGTCGGCTCGTTCGGCGGCGGAAGGTTCGCCGACCGGAACGCCGGGCGCACCCTGATCATCGGGTCCGTCGGCATCGCGGTCTCCCTGCTGGCTCTCTACCTCGTCGGCTCGATCGCGTGGCTCGTCGCGCTCGTGCTGCTCGCCCTGGGCCTGTCCTTCTACAGCATCGTGCCCTCGCTGCAGGTTCGGGTGATCGTCCTGGCAGGCCCCGGTGGCCAGCTCGCGCAGTCGTTGCCTGTCTCCGCGGCCAACGTCGGTATCGCGTTCGGCGCGTTCGCCGGTGGTATCGCGATCAACAACTACAGCGCTTCCGCCACCGTGATCACCGGTCTGGTCTTCTCCGTGGTCACCATCGCGGTCGCCTGGGGGACCGGCTTCCTCAAGCCGCCGAGGGTCGAGGAGTCGTCGCCGGCAACCGCCCGATCCGTACCCGCATAG
- the guaA gene encoding glutamine-hydrolyzing GMP synthase — MGPPLEFPWGSLVSEFDTVLVVDFGAQYAQLIARRVRECHVYSEVVPSTMPVEEMMAKNPKAIILSGGPSSVYAEGAPAAPAGLFETGVPTFGICYGFQVMAQALGGQVAKTGTAEFGGTRLDVTTEGVLFAGLPAEQSVWMSHGDSVAAAPEGFVVTAATAGTPVAAFEHPEMGLYGVQFHPEVLHSDHGQTVLKHFLDAAGCRPSWTMLNIVEDAVEAIRAQIGPEGRAICGLSGGVDSAVAAAMVQRAIGDRLTCVFVDHGLLRKGEAEQVERDFVAVTGVKLRVVNAQERFLKALDGVSDPEEKRKIIGREFIRVFEDEQRAILADGPVDFLVQGTLYPDVVESGGGTGTANIKSHHNVGGLPDDLQFSLVEPLRALFKDEVRRAGEELGLPAAMVWRQPFPGPGLGIRIVGAVTHDRLEILREADAIAREELSRAGLDREIWQCPVVLLADVRSVGVQGDGRTYGHPIVLRPVSSEDAMTADWSRVPYDVLARISTRITNEVREVNRVVLDVTSKPPGTIEWE, encoded by the coding sequence CTGGGCCCACCGCTTGAGTTTCCCTGGGGGTCTTTGGTGTCTGAGTTCGACACGGTCCTGGTCGTCGACTTCGGTGCGCAGTACGCGCAACTGATCGCGCGGCGGGTTCGTGAATGCCACGTCTACTCCGAGGTCGTCCCGTCGACGATGCCGGTCGAGGAGATGATGGCCAAGAACCCCAAGGCCATCATCCTGTCCGGCGGTCCCTCGTCGGTCTACGCCGAGGGCGCGCCCGCCGCGCCCGCAGGCCTGTTCGAGACCGGCGTGCCGACCTTCGGCATCTGCTACGGCTTCCAGGTCATGGCCCAGGCGCTCGGCGGCCAGGTGGCGAAGACCGGCACCGCGGAGTTCGGCGGGACCCGGCTCGACGTGACCACGGAGGGCGTGCTCTTCGCCGGGCTGCCCGCCGAGCAGTCGGTCTGGATGTCGCACGGCGACAGCGTCGCCGCCGCCCCCGAGGGGTTCGTCGTCACCGCCGCGACCGCCGGGACCCCCGTCGCCGCGTTCGAGCACCCCGAGATGGGCCTGTACGGCGTGCAGTTCCACCCGGAGGTCCTCCACTCCGACCACGGCCAGACCGTGCTGAAGCACTTCCTCGACGCCGCCGGCTGCCGTCCCTCCTGGACCATGCTCAACATCGTCGAGGACGCGGTCGAGGCGATCCGGGCCCAGATCGGCCCGGAGGGCCGCGCCATCTGCGGGCTCTCCGGCGGGGTGGACTCCGCGGTCGCCGCCGCCATGGTGCAGCGGGCCATCGGAGATCGTCTGACCTGCGTCTTCGTCGATCACGGGCTGCTTCGCAAGGGCGAGGCCGAGCAGGTCGAGCGCGACTTCGTGGCCGTCACGGGCGTCAAGCTCCGCGTGGTCAACGCCCAGGAGCGTTTCCTGAAGGCGCTCGACGGGGTCAGCGACCCCGAGGAGAAGCGCAAGATCATCGGACGTGAGTTCATCCGGGTCTTCGAGGACGAGCAGCGGGCCATCCTCGCCGACGGCCCCGTCGACTTCCTCGTCCAGGGCACTCTTTACCCCGACGTGGTCGAGTCCGGCGGCGGCACCGGCACCGCCAACATCAAGTCGCACCACAACGTCGGCGGCCTCCCCGACGACCTGCAGTTCTCGCTGGTGGAGCCGTTGCGCGCGCTGTTCAAGGACGAGGTCCGCCGTGCCGGCGAGGAGCTGGGCCTGCCCGCCGCGATGGTCTGGCGCCAGCCGTTCCCCGGCCCCGGCCTGGGCATTCGCATCGTCGGCGCGGTCACCCACGACCGCCTGGAGATCCTCCGCGAGGCCGACGCCATCGCCCGTGAGGAGCTCTCCCGCGCCGGTCTCGACCGGGAGATCTGGCAGTGCCCGGTCGTCCTGCTCGCCGACGTCCGGTCGGTGGGTGTTCAGGGCGACGGCCGCACCTACGGTCACCCGATCGTCCTGCGCCCGGTCTCCAGCGAGGACGCCATGACCGCCGATTGGTCCCGCGTCCCCTACGACGTGCTCGCGCGGATCTCCACCCGCATCACCAACGAGGTCCGCGAGGTCAACCGCGTGGTGCTCGACGTGACCAGCAAGCCCCCGGGCACCATCGAGTGGGAGTAG
- a CDS encoding SDR family NAD(P)-dependent oxidoreductase → MRELSGKIAVVTGAAGGIGRALALRLAAEGMALMLADVDPGGLAETASLLDGVPEGVKVLTQITDVSDAAAVQHLADRTFGEFGAVHVLCNNAGVFQGGQMWTREPEDFAWLLGVNLLGTLHGIRAFVPRMIAQDTEGHILNTVSVAGLFAMPFGGAYSISKYAALAASQSLAHDLAMAGSKLRVTALCPGLVKTGIGHSERVRPENLTVAERTEDEVASIGFMVDLLKDGIDPAEAALAAVEGIREERFLVFTHPGYAEGLREQTETLISGGLPPFPRRE, encoded by the coding sequence ATGCGTGAACTGTCAGGCAAGATCGCAGTTGTCACCGGGGCGGCCGGTGGGATAGGCCGGGCGCTCGCCCTGCGGCTGGCCGCGGAGGGTATGGCGCTGATGCTCGCCGATGTGGATCCCGGAGGTCTGGCGGAGACCGCCTCCCTGCTCGACGGGGTTCCCGAGGGGGTCAAGGTCCTCACCCAGATCACCGACGTCTCCGACGCGGCGGCCGTACAGCATCTGGCGGACCGGACCTTCGGGGAGTTCGGCGCGGTCCACGTCCTCTGCAACAACGCCGGGGTGTTCCAGGGCGGTCAGATGTGGACGCGGGAGCCCGAGGACTTCGCCTGGCTGCTCGGGGTGAACCTGTTGGGCACGCTCCACGGCATCCGGGCCTTCGTGCCCCGCATGATCGCCCAGGACACCGAGGGCCACATCCTCAACACCGTCTCGGTGGCGGGGCTGTTCGCCATGCCGTTCGGCGGCGCCTACTCGATCTCGAAGTACGCCGCGCTCGCCGCCTCGCAGTCCCTGGCTCACGACCTGGCGATGGCCGGATCCAAGCTCCGCGTGACGGCGCTGTGCCCCGGCCTGGTCAAGACCGGCATCGGTCACTCCGAGAGGGTCAGGCCGGAGAACCTGACGGTCGCGGAGCGCACCGAGGACGAGGTGGCCTCGATCGGTTTCATGGTCGATCTCCTGAAAGACGGGATAGATCCCGCGGAGGCCGCGCTGGCCGCGGTGGAGGGCATCCGGGAGGAGCGTTTCCTGGTCTTCACCCACCCCGGATACGCGGAGGGCCTGCGGGAGCAGACCGAGACGCTGATCTCGGGCGGTCTGCCCCCGTTTCCCCGTCGCGAGTGA
- a CDS encoding DUF885 family protein has product MTELDSRLRAVCDLSVADVREMAGRHEYDGVIQDLSPGGVRAGLAALGEGPLPGDSYDAAHLQIFEEAVRVQFGELELYRRSPLDHLNNLDLATYDRDYAPEAERTAAKHAHLALWPEAVEHAIASLDRLSAPVATALLGAVRGLAAGVPADADEHVREAALKAHARLVEHVEEASRSGAPDASLGAEGLARLMGAGDGLPVDLGGLAERADAERDRLMARLTESCARLGFAGRSPLDVARELVRQHPGIDGVIDAARVGTERAIAFTREKDLVPYHDGECLVGIAPESRRWSMAMMSWAAPGEPDAPSWYHITPPDPSWPERDIEEWLEVFSETTLPAINVHEVAPGHFSHGRALRHARSDVRRTLMSMAFAEGWAHYGEELCVEEGFAPEDPRFEIGVWLEALIRVTRLACAIGVHTGAMTVEEGARRFEADTHLAGPAAMSEAARATFDPTYGRYTWGKLEILRLRERARAEWGAGFTLKRFHTAMLDLGSPPLGLLDRAL; this is encoded by the coding sequence ATGACCGAACTCGACAGCCGCCTCCGCGCGGTGTGTGATCTCTCCGTCGCGGACGTCCGTGAGATGGCCGGCAGGCACGAATACGACGGCGTGATCCAGGATCTCTCGCCGGGAGGCGTCCGCGCGGGACTGGCCGCCCTGGGCGAAGGGCCCCTGCCCGGCGATTCCTACGACGCGGCGCACCTGCAGATCTTCGAGGAGGCCGTACGGGTCCAGTTCGGCGAGCTGGAGCTGTACCGCCGCAGCCCGCTCGATCACCTGAACAACCTCGACCTCGCCACCTACGACCGCGACTACGCCCCCGAGGCCGAGCGGACCGCCGCCAAGCACGCCCACCTCGCGCTCTGGCCCGAGGCCGTGGAGCACGCGATCGCCTCTCTCGACAGGCTCAGCGCCCCGGTGGCGACCGCGCTGCTCGGCGCCGTGCGCGGTCTGGCCGCCGGGGTGCCGGCGGACGCGGACGAGCACGTGCGCGAGGCGGCGCTGAAGGCCCACGCCCGCCTGGTGGAGCACGTCGAGGAGGCCTCACGCTCCGGCGCCCCGGACGCGTCCCTCGGCGCGGAGGGGCTGGCCCGGCTGATGGGCGCGGGCGACGGCCTCCCGGTGGACCTGGGCGGGCTCGCCGAGCGCGCCGACGCCGAACGCGACCGGCTGATGGCCCGGCTGACGGAGTCCTGCGCCAGGCTGGGATTCGCCGGGCGGTCGCCGCTGGACGTCGCGCGCGAGCTGGTCCGGCAGCACCCCGGCATCGACGGAGTGATCGACGCGGCCAGGGTCGGCACCGAGAGGGCGATCGCGTTCACCCGTGAGAAGGACCTGGTCCCCTACCACGACGGTGAGTGCCTGGTCGGCATCGCACCCGAGTCCCGCCGGTGGAGCATGGCGATGATGAGCTGGGCCGCGCCCGGTGAGCCGGACGCCCCCTCGTGGTACCACATCACCCCGCCCGACCCCTCCTGGCCCGAGCGTGACATCGAGGAGTGGCTGGAGGTCTTCAGCGAGACCACGCTGCCCGCGATCAACGTGCACGAGGTCGCCCCCGGTCACTTCTCCCATGGCCGGGCCCTGCGCCACGCCCGCTCCGACGTGCGGCGGACGCTGATGTCGATGGCCTTCGCCGAGGGCTGGGCGCACTACGGCGAGGAACTCTGCGTCGAGGAGGGCTTCGCGCCCGAGGACCCGCGTTTCGAGATCGGCGTGTGGCTGGAGGCGCTGATCAGGGTGACCCGGCTGGCCTGCGCGATCGGCGTGCACACCGGCGCGATGACCGTCGAGGAGGGCGCCCGCCGCTTCGAGGCCGACACCCACCTCGCCGGTCCCGCGGCGATGTCGGAGGCGGCGCGGGCCACCTTCGACCCGACCTACGGCCGCTACACCTGGGGCAAGCTGGAGATCCTCCGCCTGCGGGAGCGGGCCAGGGCCGAGTGGGGCGCCGGGTTCACCCTCAAGCGCTTCCACACGGCCATGCTCGACCTGGGCTCCCCGCCCCTCGGCCTGCTCGACCGCGCGCTCTAG
- a CDS encoding DUF3592 domain-containing protein, with protein MTVIVAAVIAMATVDDYRRVYGVQERGVVATATIVAVESRRQNTDELVVRFTTREGVEVQARVGPQRWDGSPTIGDSQEVLYDPADPANEVLSRGARFAHYTHFLGAGVMILLLLLAVAMWRHGPFILGGPTRNRRPSGESG; from the coding sequence ATGACGGTGATCGTGGCCGCCGTCATCGCGATGGCGACGGTGGATGACTACAGGCGTGTGTATGGAGTACAGGAACGTGGCGTCGTGGCGACGGCCACCATTGTCGCTGTGGAGTCGCGCAGGCAGAACACGGATGAGCTGGTGGTCAGGTTCACCACACGTGAGGGCGTGGAGGTCCAGGCCCGGGTAGGTCCTCAGCGCTGGGACGGCTCACCGACGATAGGTGATTCCCAGGAGGTGCTCTACGATCCCGCCGACCCGGCGAACGAGGTGCTCTCCAGGGGGGCGAGGTTCGCCCACTACACACATTTCCTGGGCGCCGGTGTGATGATCCTGCTCCTTCTCCTGGCGGTGGCGATGTGGCGCCACGGACCGTTCATACTGGGCGGCCCGACCAGGAACCGACGACCTTCTGGTGAGAGCGGGTGA